The following proteins come from a genomic window of Methanobacterium sp.:
- a CDS encoding DUF134 domain-containing protein codes for MARPRRFRRISQEPQIRCFKPEREDSENINPIQIGIDEFEAIRLRDYLDIQQKRSAEIMGISQPTFHRILNSSRKKIANALINGNPLIIIGKDSETKYECNECGFEWQHPRKEYKKCPDCKSTKIIFIKDKTRSDSEDSLLQRRSYGGTGLGVGAPTICKCPNCGYESPKTQGVPCSNNKCPKCETPLCGAEKQ; via the coding sequence ATGGCAAGACCCCGTAGATTCCGAAGAATATCACAAGAACCCCAAATAAGATGTTTTAAACCAGAACGAGAAGATTCAGAGAATATAAACCCTATTCAAATAGGGATAGATGAATTTGAAGCAATCCGATTAAGAGACTATCTTGATATTCAGCAAAAAAGGTCAGCAGAGATAATGGGAATATCTCAACCTACATTTCATAGAATATTGAATTCATCACGTAAGAAGATAGCTAATGCCTTAATAAATGGCAATCCACTAATCATCATCGGAAAGGATAGTGAAACTAAATACGAGTGTAATGAATGTGGATTTGAATGGCAACATCCCCGCAAAGAATACAAAAAATGCCCAGATTGTAAATCCACTAAAATAATTTTTATAAAGGATAAAACGCGTTCTGACTCTGAAGATTCATTACTACAAAGAAGATCATATGGAGGAACTGGACTGGGAGTTGGAGCTCCAACAATTTGTAAATGTCCAAATTGTGGCTATGAATCTCCAAAAACTCAAGGAGTGCCTTGCAGTAATAATAAATGCCCTAAATGTGAAACTCCACTTTGTGGGGCCGAAAAACAATAA
- a CDS encoding response regulator, whose amino-acid sequence MAHILIVEDEVVEVMYLKNSLQLMGYDVLAVASSGDEAIDKAKKLKPDLILMDVVLKGDMDGIEAAKHIKKFKIPIIFLTGLLDDRTVSRALLSEPYGYIIKPFDNRKLKISIEVALYKDRMEKRLKKSQEDYYHTIFENTGTATAIIEEDKTLSLVNTEFSNLTGYSKEEIEHKIKWTKLFAPEELSMVEDYHYLRRVNPDSAPKNYETRLVTRNNDIKDIHMIVAMIPGTKKSMVSVFDITQRKIAEDNLKKSLKQKEILLREIHHRVKNNLQVISSLLSLQKHQFGDTETADILNECKGRVRAMAMIHENLYHSNDINNIDFGIYLNKMLSAIQRSYQVSNSIKINTNVEDVLMGIETAMPCGLIINELSTNSIKHAFPNRDMGNIFVQLESVNDSYVLTYADDGIGIPENINSANSKKLGLLIVETLVNQLNGVMEIDRSKGTKFVIKFRELPYQDRTKL is encoded by the coding sequence ATGGCACATATACTAATTGTTGAAGATGAAGTTGTGGAGGTTATGTATCTTAAAAATAGCCTCCAATTAATGGGTTACGATGTGTTAGCTGTTGCATCCAGTGGAGATGAAGCTATAGATAAAGCTAAAAAATTAAAACCTGATCTTATTTTGATGGATGTTGTTTTGAAAGGGGATATGGATGGTATTGAAGCAGCAAAACACATTAAAAAATTTAAAATTCCTATAATATTTCTCACTGGCCTCCTTGATGATAGGACTGTTAGCAGAGCCTTGCTGAGTGAGCCTTATGGTTACATCATCAAACCATTTGATAATCGTAAATTGAAAATATCAATTGAAGTAGCCCTCTATAAGGATAGGATGGAAAAAAGACTTAAAAAAAGTCAAGAAGATTATTATCACACTATTTTTGAAAATACAGGCACAGCAACCGCGATCATTGAAGAGGATAAAACCCTTTCCCTGGTTAATACTGAGTTTTCCAACTTAACTGGCTATTCAAAAGAAGAAATAGAACATAAGATTAAATGGACCAAACTCTTTGCACCGGAAGAACTTTCCATGGTGGAAGACTATCATTACCTCCGCAGAGTAAATCCAGATAGTGCCCCTAAAAACTATGAAACACGATTAGTAACACGCAATAATGATATTAAAGATATTCACATGATTGTAGCCATGATTCCGGGAACAAAAAAGAGCATGGTTTCTGTTTTTGATATTACTCAACGTAAAATCGCTGAGGATAATCTTAAAAAATCGTTAAAGCAAAAAGAGATTTTGTTAAGAGAAATTCATCACAGAGTAAAAAATAATTTACAAGTAATATCCAGTCTCCTGAGCTTGCAAAAGCATCAATTCGGAGATACGGAAACAGCAGATATCTTGAATGAGTGCAAGGGAAGGGTCAGGGCAATGGCAATGATCCATGAAAATTTGTACCACTCTAATGATATAAACAATATTGATTTTGGAATTTACTTAAATAAGATGTTATCCGCCATTCAACGTTCATATCAAGTTTCTAATTCCATCAAAATAAACACCAATGTTGAAGATGTGTTAATGGGGATAGAAACTGCAATGCCTTGCGGACTTATAATAAATGAACTTTCAACTAACAGTATTAAACACGCATTTCCAAATCGAGATATGGGAAATATCTTTGTTCAACTAGAATCTGTCAATGATTCATACGTTCTAACTTATGCTGATGATGGGATAGGTATCCCTGAGAATATCAATTCTGCAAACTCTAAAAAACTGGGTTTATTGATTGTGGAAACATTAGTGAATCAATTGAATGGTGTAATGGAAATTGACAGAAGTAAAGGAACCAAATTTGTTATTAAATTCAGAGAACTACCCTATCAAGACAGAACAAAATTATAA
- a CDS encoding MBL fold metallo-hydrolase, which produces MFKLIKSEGIAHHSYFIGVNGQAVVVDPRRDVDIYMRLAESEGLEITHIFETHRNEDYVIGSLELANLTGAEIFHGKKLDFAYGTPVSDKDKFIIGYIELEILETPGHTLESITIVLRDLRVSEDVQMIFPGDVIFAGETGRIDFYGLDKRSEMAGLLYDSIFDKILPLGDQAVLCPAHGAGSVCGADIRRQDFTTTGYEARTNPQLKSKSREDFINLKIKEEHYTPPYFKKMEDFNKNGAPIIGCVPHLKAIPPKKLVEMKNNGVQILDVRKPTSYAGGHIPGSLNIWKEGVATFAGWFLNYEESIVLVDDDSYGINDVRNSLIRLGFDNLYGFLANGFPSWYVTVENVDSLRLWTVKQLKEHQFDGDFFLLDVRKINDWKKGHIEGAHHLYIGEVPERLSEIPQGIPVVVYCDSGNKSTVVCSFLKENGYNDVISVLGSITAWKKAGYPVKS; this is translated from the coding sequence ATATTTAAACTGATAAAATCAGAGGGGATTGCCCATCACTCCTATTTTATCGGAGTTAATGGGCAAGCTGTAGTTGTGGATCCGCGTCGAGATGTTGACATTTATATGCGCTTGGCAGAGTCAGAAGGACTTGAAATTACCCATATTTTTGAGACACATCGTAATGAAGATTATGTTATTGGTTCTCTGGAACTAGCTAATTTGACTGGGGCTGAGATATTTCATGGAAAAAAACTTGATTTTGCTTATGGGACTCCAGTCAGTGATAAAGATAAATTCATCATCGGATATATAGAATTAGAAATTTTAGAAACTCCAGGTCATACATTAGAAAGTATAACAATAGTACTACGGGATTTAAGAGTTTCAGAAGATGTTCAAATGATTTTTCCGGGTGATGTGATTTTTGCCGGTGAAACAGGACGTATTGATTTTTATGGATTAGATAAGCGATCCGAAATGGCAGGATTACTCTATGATAGTATTTTTGATAAAATATTACCTTTAGGTGACCAAGCAGTTTTATGCCCTGCACATGGAGCAGGTTCAGTTTGTGGTGCTGACATCCGAAGACAAGACTTCACAACCACAGGTTATGAAGCAAGAACAAACCCACAATTGAAATCGAAGTCTAGAGAAGATTTTATCAACTTAAAAATAAAAGAAGAACATTACACACCCCCTTATTTCAAGAAAATGGAAGATTTCAACAAGAACGGTGCTCCAATCATAGGGTGTGTTCCTCACCTTAAAGCAATACCTCCCAAAAAATTAGTGGAAATGAAAAATAATGGAGTTCAGATTTTGGATGTACGCAAACCCACCAGTTATGCTGGGGGCCACATTCCAGGGAGTCTAAACATTTGGAAAGAAGGTGTTGCCACATTTGCAGGGTGGTTTTTAAATTACGAAGAATCTATTGTCCTGGTTGATGATGATAGCTATGGAATAAATGACGTTAGGAATTCACTGATTAGATTGGGCTTTGATAATTTATATGGTTTTCTGGCAAATGGTTTCCCGAGTTGGTATGTAACTGTGGAAAATGTGGACAGTTTAAGACTTTGGACTGTTAAGCAGTTGAAAGAACACCAGTTTGATGGTGATTTCTTCCTCCTTGATGTACGTAAAATCAACGACTGGAAAAAAGGGCACATTGAAGGTGCTCATCATTTATACATTGGAGAAGTTCCTGAAAGGCTATCTGAAATTCCACAGGGCATTCCAGTGGTAGTGTATTGTGATTCTGGAAATAAATCCACCGTTGTCTGCAGTTTTCTCAAAGAAAATGGTTACAATGATGTTATCAGCGTGTTGGGAAGCATAACTGCTTGGAAAAAAGCAGGTTATCCTGTTAAAAGCTGA
- a CDS encoding ATP-binding cassette domain-containing protein — translation MDYIIETQDIVKRFDDFIAVNGVNLKVPKNSVYGVLGPNGAGKTTLISMLCTILHPTSGWARVNGYDVVKNPKEVRESIGIVFQSRALDDILTGREHLEMHASLYGVPKDVRESRITEILDLIALGKKADEFVKTYSGGMKRRLEIGRGLIHYPKVLFLDEPTLGLDPQTRESIWEYINELNKNQDVTVLMTTHYMEEADQLCDEVAIINQGKIITADSPKNLKRELKADTITIIVDKPELFMEEAEKLEFVRDIFRTDSEIKLMVERGDYLVPEIVNFANHLDIFVNSVELEHPNLEDVFLKYTGRTIQGEE, via the coding sequence ATGGATTACATCATTGAAACCCAAGACATAGTAAAAAGATTCGATGATTTTATTGCAGTTAACGGTGTTAATCTTAAAGTTCCAAAAAACAGTGTTTATGGAGTTTTAGGACCTAATGGTGCGGGTAAAACTACATTAATATCCATGTTATGCACTATTTTGCATCCCACCAGTGGGTGGGCAAGAGTCAATGGTTACGATGTTGTAAAAAATCCTAAAGAGGTTAGAGAATCAATAGGAATAGTTTTTCAGTCAAGAGCCTTGGATGATATTCTCACTGGTCGTGAACATCTGGAAATGCATGCTTCATTGTATGGTGTGCCAAAAGATGTGAGAGAAAGCAGGATCACCGAAATATTAGATCTCATTGCATTGGGGAAAAAGGCCGATGAATTCGTTAAAACTTACTCGGGTGGTATGAAACGGAGACTGGAAATTGGGAGAGGACTAATTCACTATCCTAAGGTTCTCTTTTTAGACGAACCTACCTTGGGTTTAGATCCTCAGACCAGAGAGAGTATTTGGGAATATATCAATGAGTTAAATAAAAATCAAGATGTTACTGTGTTAATGACCACCCATTACATGGAAGAAGCAGACCAACTATGTGATGAGGTGGCTATAATAAATCAGGGTAAGATAATCACTGCAGATTCACCAAAAAACTTGAAAAGGGAGCTTAAAGCAGATACCATTACTATAATAGTTGATAAACCCGAACTATTCATGGAAGAAGCTGAAAAACTGGAATTTGTCAGGGATATCTTCAGAACTGACTCTGAAATTAAGCTTATGGTTGAAAGGGGAGATTACCTAGTTCCAGAAATTGTGAATTTTGCCAACCACTTGGACATTTTTGTGAATTCTGTGGAACTAGAGCATCCAAACTTGGAGGATGTATTTCTTAAATACACCGGCAGAACCATTCAGGGTGAGGAATAA